A window of Costertonia aggregata contains these coding sequences:
- a CDS encoding cupin domain-containing protein: MNLATIAPKEIMPGYHGKLVHTNNMTLVFWNVEKDAVVPEHHHVHEQIMHVIEGKFEFTLDGKTRIYGAGDIVPIASNLPHSGKAITPCRLMDVFSPAREEYR, encoded by the coding sequence ATGAATCTCGCAACGATTGCCCCAAAAGAAATAATGCCCGGTTACCACGGTAAATTGGTACATACGAACAACATGACATTGGTATTTTGGAATGTAGAAAAAGATGCCGTAGTTCCGGAGCACCATCATGTTCACGAACAGATCATGCATGTGATAGAGGGAAAGTTTGAATTTACCTTGGACGGAAAAACGAGAATATATGGTGCTGGCGATATAGTCCCCATAGCTTCAAACCTTCCACACAGCGGCAAGGCGATTACGCCATGCAGATTAATGGATGTTTTTAGTCCGGCCAGAGAGGAATATAGGTAA
- a CDS encoding UDP-N-acetylmuramate--L-alanine ligase produces the protein MKIHFIAIGGSAMHNLALALANKGYTVTGSDDVIFEPSKSRLNAEGLLPAEFGWFPEKIHNDLDAIVLGMHAKADNPELLKAQELGLTIYSYPEFLYEQSKNKTRVVIGGSHGKTTITSMILHVLDYHKIDVDYMVGAQLDGFDRMVHLTQENDFMVLEGDEYLSSAIDRRPKFHLYKPNIALLSGIAWDHINVFPTYEKYLEQFRIFVDSIVKGGSITYNEEDLEVKKVVEASENTVRKLPYVTPEYSVVDGVTLLQTPEGLMPIEVFGKHNLSNLAGAKWICQNMGVDEDDFYEAIASFKGASKRLEKIAESTSSIAFKDFAHSPSKVAATTKAVKEQYPGRKLIAFLELHTYSSFNPEFLKEYKGALDAADEAIVFYLPESVAIKKLKEVTPSQISEAFQRNDLRIFTDSASFHQFVNDKDYKNSIVLFMSSGNYGGLDLGSVTNRIGKLKF, from the coding sequence ATGAAAATTCATTTTATAGCCATTGGCGGTAGTGCCATGCACAATTTGGCCTTGGCCTTGGCAAACAAGGGCTACACCGTTACAGGTAGTGACGATGTTATTTTCGAGCCTTCAAAATCTAGGTTGAATGCCGAGGGTTTGTTGCCGGCGGAATTTGGATGGTTTCCCGAAAAAATTCATAACGATTTAGATGCCATTGTTTTGGGAATGCATGCCAAAGCTGATAATCCAGAGCTGCTTAAGGCGCAAGAATTGGGACTTACCATTTATTCATATCCTGAATTTTTATATGAACAGTCCAAGAACAAGACCCGTGTTGTCATTGGCGGAAGCCATGGGAAAACTACTATAACCTCAATGATATTGCATGTACTCGATTATCATAAAATTGATGTTGATTATATGGTAGGTGCGCAGTTAGACGGTTTTGACCGTATGGTGCATTTGACCCAGGAGAATGATTTTATGGTTTTGGAAGGCGATGAATACTTATCGTCCGCTATTGACAGGAGACCCAAATTTCATCTGTACAAACCAAATATTGCTTTGTTGAGCGGTATCGCTTGGGACCATATAAATGTTTTTCCCACATATGAGAAGTATTTGGAGCAGTTTAGGATTTTCGTGGATAGTATCGTAAAAGGAGGAAGCATTACTTACAACGAAGAAGATTTGGAGGTAAAAAAAGTGGTCGAGGCCTCGGAAAATACGGTTCGTAAGCTACCCTATGTTACTCCTGAGTATTCGGTCGTAGATGGCGTAACGCTATTACAAACTCCCGAGGGCCTTATGCCTATTGAAGTTTTTGGTAAACATAACCTGAGCAATTTGGCTGGTGCCAAATGGATTTGCCAAAATATGGGGGTTGACGAGGATGATTTTTACGAAGCCATTGCTAGCTTTAAAGGGGCATCCAAACGATTGGAAAAAATCGCGGAAAGTACATCAAGTATAGCATTTAAAGATTTCGCGCATTCCCCCAGCAAGGTAGCTGCCACCACCAAAGCGGTAAAAGAACAATATCCCGGCAGAAAACTGATCGCTTTTTTGGAATTGCATACCTACAGCAGTTTTAATCCTGAATTTTTAAAAGAATACAAAGGGGCTTTGGATGCAGCCGATGAAGCTATTGTATTTTATTTGCCGGAATCCGTCGCCATAAAAAAATTAAAAGAGGTAACCCCTTCACAAATATCGGAAGCATTTCAACGCAATGATCTGCGGATTTTCACTGATTCAGCATCTTTTCATCAATTTGTAAATGATAAAGACTACAAGAACTCAATAGTTTTATTTATGAGTTCTGGCAACTATGGTGGATTGGATTTAGGCTCTGTCACCAACCGTATCGGTAAGTTAAAATTTTGA
- a CDS encoding ATP-binding response regulator: MRKLLLYFTLLLSSFMVSQQAQDSQSDSSIERINSTLDSLESKITDEFYQNNFLSVLKYSDEALKLARKINDQTLVFRLLRYRGSAFTKIKDTVRAKRTFEKSYENAIKLNDSIAIANTLNDLGNLYHEYGQDDKSIDYYKHSIRIHDKLKNQRQLYILHYNLAEIYLDDENIAKADFHIQKLLPYFNTIKKPLLKAAYYFTKGKLLLLQQRPDEAIEMFKKNIEVSKASNLTDGILEGYGFYIKALEAKQDYEQLYHIRKELDNYKDEKYEIEKAAAIQEVTARMNVDQYKQELKAKNLENELNRQKANRSSTILYVVIGATLILAGFFIVLLISSKKRKELVQNLKAKNIQYLEAKQKAEELSQVKTNFLSAISHELRTPLYGIIGISSILQEDVELKKHSEDINALKFSADYLLSLVNDLLFLNKLETFKKKKLDCKPFEIRELVTNITNSFEFMRTKNNNVFDVVIGEKVPRFLKGDFVKLSQILMNLIGNACKFTEEGTIKIHIDQTRSGEKSVGLQFSIADNGQGISKDKQKIIFDEFTQDSKATNFHGTGLGLAIVKKLLDLHNSPITLKSKKNVGTAFSFTIDYDIAHEDEFNTVKKKHTVNKHIEGSHILVVDDNRINRLVTRKILERNNYVCSVAENGQEAVDIVKKEVFDLILMDVNMPIMNGYEATSLIREFNATVPIIALTAIDPTELGEDINAKGISDVIIKPYDTLAFLDVIRRNFVSTIQI; this comes from the coding sequence ATGCGCAAACTACTCCTTTATTTCACTTTGTTGTTATCTTCTTTTATGGTTTCACAGCAAGCGCAAGATTCGCAAAGCGATTCAAGCATAGAGCGTATAAATTCGACCCTGGACAGCTTGGAGTCAAAGATAACCGATGAGTTTTATCAAAATAATTTTTTGTCCGTACTCAAATACAGTGATGAAGCATTGAAATTGGCACGTAAAATCAATGACCAAACTCTGGTTTTTAGGCTTTTAAGGTATAGGGGCAGCGCATTTACCAAAATTAAGGATACGGTACGCGCGAAAAGAACTTTTGAAAAATCATACGAGAATGCCATAAAGTTGAACGACTCGATAGCTATAGCGAATACGTTGAACGATTTGGGGAATCTTTATCATGAATATGGGCAAGATGATAAAAGTATTGACTATTACAAACATTCTATCCGTATTCACGATAAGCTAAAGAACCAAAGGCAGTTGTATATTCTACACTATAACCTGGCCGAAATATATTTGGATGACGAAAACATCGCCAAGGCCGATTTTCATATTCAAAAATTACTCCCCTATTTCAATACCATAAAAAAGCCACTGCTAAAGGCCGCCTATTATTTCACAAAAGGTAAACTTTTACTGCTTCAGCAAAGACCGGACGAAGCCATTGAAATGTTCAAGAAAAATATCGAGGTCTCCAAAGCGTCCAATTTGACCGATGGTATTTTGGAAGGTTATGGGTTTTATATAAAGGCATTGGAGGCAAAACAAGATTACGAACAATTGTACCATATCAGAAAGGAGCTAGATAATTATAAGGATGAAAAATATGAAATAGAAAAAGCTGCGGCCATACAGGAGGTTACCGCTAGAATGAACGTTGATCAGTATAAGCAAGAGCTAAAGGCCAAGAATCTAGAAAACGAACTAAACCGACAAAAAGCCAATAGAAGCAGTACTATACTCTATGTTGTTATAGGTGCTACATTGATACTCGCCGGTTTTTTCATTGTTCTTTTGATTTCCAGCAAAAAAAGAAAAGAACTGGTACAAAACCTAAAAGCGAAGAATATCCAATATTTAGAGGCCAAACAAAAAGCGGAGGAACTCTCACAAGTAAAAACAAATTTTTTATCTGCGATCAGTCATGAATTAAGGACCCCTTTGTATGGTATAATAGGTATATCCTCTATTTTACAGGAAGATGTTGAACTAAAAAAACACAGTGAGGATATCAACGCCCTAAAGTTTTCGGCCGATTATCTGTTGTCACTGGTCAATGACCTACTCTTTTTGAATAAACTGGAGACCTTCAAAAAGAAAAAACTTGATTGTAAACCTTTTGAAATAAGGGAACTGGTAACGAACATTACCAATTCATTTGAATTTATGCGTACAAAAAACAATAATGTATTTGACGTGGTAATAGGAGAAAAAGTACCTCGTTTCCTCAAGGGCGACTTTGTAAAACTATCACAGATATTGATGAATCTGATAGGGAATGCCTGTAAATTTACAGAAGAGGGTACCATCAAGATCCATATAGATCAAACAAGATCAGGCGAAAAAAGTGTTGGCCTGCAATTTTCAATAGCGGATAACGGGCAAGGGATTTCCAAAGATAAACAGAAAATCATCTTTGATGAATTTACACAAGATAGCAAAGCTACCAACTTTCATGGTACGGGCCTTGGTTTGGCTATCGTAAAAAAACTTTTGGACCTGCACAATTCACCAATTACCTTAAAAAGTAAAAAAAACGTCGGTACAGCATTTTCGTTTACAATTGATTATGATATAGCCCACGAAGATGAGTTCAATACCGTTAAAAAGAAACATACTGTAAATAAACACATAGAAGGCAGCCATATTTTGGTTGTGGACGATAACAGGATCAACAGGTTGGTCACCCGTAAAATTTTGGAACGTAATAATTACGTATGTTCAGTAGCCGAAAATGGTCAAGAAGCCGTTGATATTGTAAAGAAAGAAGTATTTGATTTAATTTTGATGGATGTGAACATGCCAATAATGAACGGTTATGAGGCAACTTCTTTGATACGTGAATTCAATGCTACGGTACCTATCATAGCGCTCACGGCCATAGACCCCACTGAGTTAGGGGAAGATATCAATGCTAAAGGTATCAGCGATGTCATAATCAAACCCTACGACACCTTGGCGTTTTTAGATGTCATACGGCGTAATTTTGTGTCTACCATACAAATATAA
- a CDS encoding DUF1569 domain-containing protein: MKSIFEESTYHELLQRLDKINEKSNRLWGRMTPAQMAWHCKYPLQLGIENKNTGKKGNPLIQLFFKKSMYNDKPWRKNLPTAPQLKATEEKDYAIESVELRKLIKDFHELKNRNVWNPHPIFGKFTKEQWGQMQYKHLDHHFRQFGV, from the coding sequence ATGAAATCCATTTTCGAAGAATCCACATATCATGAACTTTTACAGCGATTGGATAAAATCAATGAAAAATCTAATCGATTATGGGGCAGAATGACACCTGCGCAAATGGCATGGCATTGCAAATACCCTTTACAATTGGGTATCGAGAACAAAAATACCGGTAAAAAAGGAAATCCGCTGATACAGCTATTTTTTAAAAAATCTATGTACAACGATAAGCCTTGGCGCAAGAACCTGCCCACGGCACCACAATTGAAGGCTACGGAAGAAAAAGATTATGCTATCGAAAGCGTAGAACTAAGAAAATTGATTAAGGATTTTCATGAGCTAAAAAATAGGAACGTGTGGAATCCCCATCCTATTTTTGGAAAATTCACCAAAGAACAATGGGGGCAAATGCAGTACAAACATCTTGACCATCACTTTAGACAATTTGGGGTATAA
- a CDS encoding recombinase family protein — MRDIVAIYARISQEKDEVDVSIPQQIEQGKAFAKSKGMGYEIYFDEGYSGTLQARERPAMYKLLQDIVKKDSRIGILWGREMFRLYRGNTPKIEIQMVCKRHDVDIYYADKKLDNSDPLEKLMDNMLGVMGEFYVDLTKQNVKQAIKKNFEDGKAHGVAPYGYKTGEGKKLEIDEEQAKWVKKMFQWHIEGMGLTSITKKLTDLNVPTQYSEKHTRFSKKWDRTTVYAILMNKLYYGVRTHLKREIPVPELAIIDEATYNESLVAFEALKSYTGKRTWHKYLIIDLLYCAHCGERYIGRADNKNNHVYRCNSKRKGNCKNRDIRKSYIESFVWEYIREGGILLDNLLNSTDNQNEKRKKELEAEVSILENGMERLNGQSSNIIRLAVEGLLSDSDLAGEKKRIEREKIEYSVKIKNLKEQIGSIREEKDLKNEILKDFHKVTGKRYNDKLPHFKDFVKHREIQKNVLEENYPFNEKQQFLRKYINRILVDYTNGILKFTFNFKAPLSDRTVYMDRNFYVAVDADTKLMYDMGHPKQHNVFDNLKKLMHTITLMERKNEDGAQGLKKSAKVENNP, encoded by the coding sequence ATGAGGGATATAGTTGCAATCTACGCACGTATAAGCCAAGAAAAAGATGAGGTCGATGTTTCGATACCCCAGCAAATAGAACAGGGCAAAGCCTTTGCAAAATCTAAGGGCATGGGTTACGAAATATATTTCGATGAGGGTTATTCTGGTACTCTTCAAGCAAGAGAACGCCCAGCTATGTACAAGTTGTTACAGGATATAGTTAAAAAGGATTCTAGGATAGGTATTCTTTGGGGGCGTGAAATGTTCCGTCTGTACCGTGGAAATACCCCTAAGATAGAAATCCAGATGGTTTGTAAAAGGCATGATGTAGATATTTATTATGCCGATAAGAAACTGGATAATAGCGACCCTTTGGAAAAACTTATGGACAATATGTTAGGTGTCATGGGAGAGTTCTATGTAGACCTTACCAAACAGAATGTAAAACAGGCAATCAAAAAGAACTTCGAAGATGGTAAGGCGCACGGAGTAGCACCATATGGATATAAAACGGGAGAGGGCAAAAAGCTTGAAATCGATGAGGAACAAGCCAAGTGGGTCAAGAAAATGTTCCAATGGCACATAGAGGGTATGGGGCTTACCTCCATTACCAAAAAGCTAACCGATTTGAACGTGCCGACACAATACAGTGAGAAACATACCAGATTCAGCAAGAAATGGGATAGAACTACGGTTTACGCCATATTGATGAACAAACTATATTATGGGGTCAGGACACATTTGAAAAGGGAAATACCAGTACCAGAACTAGCCATTATAGACGAAGCGACTTATAACGAATCGTTAGTGGCATTTGAAGCCCTAAAAAGCTATACGGGCAAAAGAACATGGCACAAATACCTGATTATTGATTTGTTGTATTGCGCCCATTGTGGGGAAAGATATATAGGTAGGGCTGACAATAAGAACAACCATGTATACCGTTGCAACTCCAAGAGAAAGGGCAATTGCAAGAACAGGGATATACGCAAAAGCTATATTGAATCTTTTGTATGGGAATATATTAGGGAAGGTGGTATTTTATTGGACAATCTTTTGAACAGTACCGACAACCAAAACGAAAAGAGGAAAAAGGAACTTGAAGCCGAGGTATCAATATTGGAAAACGGTATGGAGAGGCTCAACGGTCAAAGCAGCAATATAATTAGATTGGCAGTAGAGGGTCTATTGTCCGATAGCGATTTGGCAGGGGAGAAGAAACGTATAGAGAGGGAAAAAATAGAGTACAGCGTCAAAATCAAGAACCTAAAAGAACAGATTGGGAGCATAAGGGAAGAAAAGGATTTGAAAAATGAAATATTGAAGGATTTCCATAAAGTCACTGGAAAAAGATACAACGATAAACTACCTCATTTCAAGGATTTTGTAAAACATAGGGAAATACAAAAGAACGTACTAGAAGAAAACTATCCCTTCAACGAAAAACAGCAATTTCTAAGAAAATATATCAATCGTATCTTGGTGGACTATACAAACGGTATTTTAAAGTTTACCTTTAATTTCAAAGCCCCGTTATCCGATAGAACCGTTTACATGGATAGGAATTTTTACGTAGCGGTCGATGCAGATACCAAACTGATGTACGACATGGGGCATCCCAAACAGCATAACGTATTCGATAACCTTAAAAAACTGATGCATACGATAACTCTTATGGAAAGGAAAAACGAGGATGGGGCGCAAGGATTAAAAAAATCCGCAAAGGTTGAAAATAACCCCTAA
- a CDS encoding NUMOD4 domain-containing protein, whose protein sequence is MENEEWFQITAFPNYWISSLKRIKRKWYTKKEVRTYAEKIYAKKRFLIIFFDGKYLNINVGKTVDRHFTEKEKSEEAEKWKALKDIGNDYEISNHGRVKRLERKTEAVHQFPDKVLTSRKDGKVTFRKNDKQHLRVVERLYKEYVLNEDMTPKRKKHRRKLKLRF, encoded by the coding sequence ATGGAGAATGAAGAATGGTTTCAAATAACAGCTTTTCCCAACTACTGGATTTCATCTTTGAAAAGGATTAAAAGAAAGTGGTATACCAAAAAAGAGGTTAGAACCTATGCGGAAAAAATCTATGCCAAAAAGAGATTTCTAATTATTTTCTTCGATGGAAAGTACTTGAACATCAATGTTGGAAAAACAGTCGATAGACATTTCACTGAAAAGGAGAAATCAGAAGAAGCTGAAAAGTGGAAAGCTTTGAAAGATATTGGAAACGACTATGAGATTAGTAATCATGGACGTGTAAAAAGGCTGGAGAGAAAAACCGAAGCTGTACATCAATTTCCTGATAAGGTTTTGACCAGCCGAAAAGATGGTAAGGTCACTTTTCGAAAAAATGATAAGCAACATTTGAGGGTTGTTGAACGGCTCTACAAAGAATATGTACTAAATGAAGATATGACACCTAAAAGAAAAAAACATCGAAGAAAACTAAAATTGAGATTTTGA
- a CDS encoding sigma-70 family RNA polymerase sigma factor — protein MNPTINDVYRRNDEWLEIAEKFTKCEHRAKDLVQDTYMYLQRRFQNKELEPLKKVTKGYMYRAIKANFLMEKRDNKLPLHYTDEIEKSAFVTNELDFECIEVKRRKKINSALQKVPPLEREVLMQHQEKSQRQLQRETKVCRDRLRLHKDRGMQKLKSICKNDESFKEMDFETIRNEKRTLKKDRYISDKDVETVKHQIENDIYQPIE, from the coding sequence ATGAACCCAACTATCAACGATGTATATCGAAGGAATGACGAATGGCTGGAAATAGCCGAAAAATTTACTAAATGTGAACACAGAGCAAAAGATTTAGTACAAGATACCTACATGTACCTCCAAAGAAGGTTTCAGAACAAGGAGTTAGAACCCTTGAAAAAAGTGACTAAAGGTTATATGTACAGAGCCATTAAAGCCAACTTTTTGATGGAGAAACGAGATAATAAATTGCCGTTGCACTACACAGATGAAATCGAAAAATCAGCCTTTGTGACGAATGAACTTGATTTTGAGTGTATCGAGGTCAAACGGAGGAAAAAAATCAATTCAGCATTACAGAAAGTACCACCATTGGAGCGTGAAGTGCTAATGCAGCACCAAGAGAAATCTCAACGCCAATTACAGCGAGAAACTAAGGTTTGCAGGGATAGATTAAGGTTGCACAAGGATAGGGGAATGCAAAAGTTGAAAAGTATTTGCAAAAACGATGAGAGTTTCAAGGAAATGGATTTTGAAACCATACGTAACGAAAAGAGAACATTAAAAAAGGATAGATATATATCCGACAAGGATGTAGAAACGGTTAAGCACCAAATCGAGAATGACATTTACCAACCAATAGAATAA